A window of the Bacillus sp. (in: firmicutes) genome harbors these coding sequences:
- the rpoB gene encoding DNA-directed RNA polymerase subunit beta — MTGQLVQYGRHRQRRSFARISEVLELPNLIEIQTSSYQWFLDEGLREMFQDISPIEDFTGNLSLEFIDYSLGEPKYSVEEAKERDVTYSAPLRVKVRLVNKETGEVKDQEVFMGDFPLMTETGTFIINGAERVIVSQLVRSPSVYYSGKIDKNGKKGFSATVIPNRGAWLEYETDAKDVVYVRIDRTRKLPVTVLLRALGFGSDQEIIDLIGDNEYIRNTLEKDNTESTEKALLEIYERLRPGEPPTVENAKNLLISRFFDPKRYDLASVGRYKINKKLHIKNRLFNQRLAEPLVDPETGEIVVEKGTLIDRRTLDTKILPLLEKGVGLRTFHQSGGVVEDEIVLQSIKIYAPNEDGEKVINVIGNANVDEHVKNITPADIIASISYFFNLLYDVGDTDDIDHLGNRRLRSVGELLQNQFRIGLSRMERVVRERMSIQDTNTITPQQLINIRPVIASIKEFFGSSQLSQFMDQTNPLAELTHKRRLSALGPGGLTRERAGFEVRDVHYSHYGRMCPIETPEGPNIGLINSLSTYAKVNRFGFIETPYRRVDPETGKVTDQIDYLTADEEDNYVVAQANARLAEDGSFLDEEVVARFRGENTVVKSDRVDYMDVSPKQVVSAATACIPFLENDDSNRALMGANMQRQAVPLLQPEAPIVGTGMEYVSAKDSGAAVICKHDGIVEHVEAREIWVRRVTEVDGKEVKGDLDKYRLQKFVRSNQGTCYNQRPIVRVGDRVSKGEILADGPSMDKGELALGRNVLVAFMTWDGYNYEDAIIMSERLVKDDVYTSIHIEEYESESRDTKLGPEEITRDIPNVGEDALRNLDERGIVRIGAEVKDGDLLVGKVTPKGVTELTAEERLLHAIFGEKAREVRDTSLRVPHGGGGIVLDVKVFNREDGDELPPGVNQLVRVYIVQKRKISEGDKMAGRHGNKGVISRILPEEDMPFLPDGTPIDIMLNPLGVPSRMNIGQVLELHLGMAAKRLGIHVASPVFDGAREEDVWATIEEAGMARDAKTVLYDGRTGEPFDNRVSVGIMYMIKLAHMVDDKLHARSTGPYSLVTQQPLGGKAQFGGQRFGEMEVWALEAYGAAYTLQEILTVKSDDVVGRVKTYEAIVKGENVPEPGVPESFKVLIKELQSLGMDVKILSSNDEEIEMRDLEDDDDTHQADTLNIAPEAKQTEPVGTKE; from the coding sequence TTGACAGGTCAACTAGTTCAATATGGACGACACCGCCAACGCAGAAGTTTTGCACGAATTAGTGAAGTATTAGAATTGCCAAACTTAATTGAAATTCAAACCTCTTCTTATCAATGGTTTCTTGATGAGGGTCTGAGAGAAATGTTTCAAGACATTTCTCCTATCGAGGACTTCACAGGAAATCTCTCTTTAGAGTTTATTGATTACAGTTTAGGTGAACCTAAGTATTCTGTAGAAGAGGCGAAAGAACGAGATGTTACGTATTCTGCACCTCTTCGTGTAAAAGTTCGTCTTGTCAATAAAGAGACTGGTGAAGTCAAAGACCAAGAAGTGTTTATGGGCGACTTCCCGTTAATGACGGAGACAGGAACGTTCATTATTAACGGGGCGGAACGCGTTATTGTATCCCAGCTCGTTCGTTCACCAAGCGTTTATTATAGCGGAAAAATTGACAAAAACGGTAAAAAAGGCTTTTCGGCAACCGTTATTCCAAACCGCGGTGCTTGGCTCGAGTACGAAACTGATGCAAAAGATGTAGTATATGTACGTATTGACCGTACACGGAAACTGCCTGTAACGGTTCTTTTGCGTGCTCTTGGTTTTGGCTCTGATCAAGAAATCATCGATTTGATTGGGGATAATGAATACATTCGGAATACATTAGAAAAAGACAATACAGAAAGTACAGAAAAAGCGTTATTAGAAATTTATGAGCGTCTTCGTCCAGGAGAGCCACCTACAGTAGAAAATGCGAAAAACTTACTTATTTCCCGTTTCTTTGATCCGAAACGTTATGATTTAGCAAGTGTTGGACGTTATAAAATTAATAAAAAGCTTCATATTAAAAACCGTTTGTTTAATCAGCGTCTTGCAGAACCGTTAGTGGATCCTGAAACAGGGGAAATTGTTGTTGAAAAAGGAACGCTAATCGACCGTCGTACGTTAGACACAAAAATTTTACCTTTACTTGAAAAAGGTGTAGGTCTACGCACGTTCCATCAGTCTGGTGGCGTAGTAGAAGATGAGATTGTATTACAGTCTATTAAAATTTACGCTCCAAACGAAGATGGAGAAAAAGTTATTAATGTGATTGGGAATGCCAACGTCGATGAGCATGTAAAAAATATTACACCTGCTGATATTATTGCTTCTATTAGTTACTTCTTCAACCTACTTTATGATGTAGGGGATACAGACGATATCGACCATCTAGGAAACCGTCGTCTTCGTTCAGTTGGTGAATTGTTACAAAACCAATTCCGTATTGGTTTATCCCGTATGGAACGTGTTGTCCGTGAACGGATGTCCATTCAGGATACGAATACAATTACACCACAACAATTAATTAATATTCGTCCTGTTATTGCATCGATTAAGGAGTTTTTCGGAAGCTCCCAGTTATCTCAATTCATGGACCAAACAAACCCGTTAGCAGAATTAACACATAAACGTCGTTTATCTGCATTAGGACCTGGTGGTTTAACTCGCGAACGTGCAGGTTTCGAAGTTCGTGACGTTCACTACTCTCACTATGGTCGTATGTGTCCGATTGAGACTCCAGAGGGTCCAAACATCGGTTTGATTAACTCATTATCCACATACGCAAAAGTAAACCGTTTTGGATTTATCGAAACTCCTTATCGTCGTGTCGATCCTGAAACAGGAAAAGTAACCGATCAAATTGACTACTTAACTGCTGACGAAGAAGACAACTACGTAGTTGCTCAAGCAAATGCTCGCTTAGCGGAGGACGGTTCTTTCTTAGATGAAGAAGTAGTTGCGCGTTTCCGTGGTGAAAACACAGTTGTGAAGAGCGATCGTGTTGATTACATGGACGTTTCACCAAAACAAGTAGTTTCCGCTGCAACAGCATGTATCCCGTTCTTAGAAAACGACGACTCTAACCGTGCGTTGATGGGTGCAAACATGCAACGTCAAGCAGTGCCGTTATTGCAACCAGAAGCTCCAATCGTAGGTACAGGTATGGAATATGTATCTGCTAAAGACTCTGGAGCAGCGGTTATTTGTAAGCATGACGGTATCGTAGAGCATGTGGAAGCCCGCGAAATTTGGGTGCGTCGTGTGACAGAAGTAGATGGTAAAGAAGTTAAAGGAGATTTAGATAAATATCGCTTACAAAAATTTGTCCGCTCTAACCAAGGGACATGCTATAACCAACGTCCAATCGTGAGAGTAGGTGACCGCGTCTCTAAAGGCGAAATTTTAGCAGACGGACCATCAATGGATAAGGGGGAACTTGCGTTAGGTCGTAACGTACTAGTTGCCTTCATGACATGGGATGGTTACAACTATGAGGACGCGATCATTATGAGCGAGCGTCTCGTAAAAGACGATGTATATACGTCCATCCATATCGAAGAATATGAGTCTGAATCTCGTGATACGAAGCTTGGTCCAGAAGAAATTACTCGCGACATTCCAAACGTTGGTGAAGATGCATTACGTAATCTTGATGAGCGTGGAATTGTTCGCATTGGTGCGGAAGTAAAAGACGGAGACTTACTAGTAGGTAAAGTCACACCTAAAGGAGTTACTGAACTAACAGCAGAAGAACGCTTATTACACGCCATTTTTGGAGAGAAAGCTCGTGAAGTGCGCGATACTTCCCTACGTGTACCACATGGTGGTGGAGGTATTGTCCTTGACGTTAAAGTGTTCAACCGTGAAGATGGTGACGAATTACCACCTGGCGTTAACCAATTAGTACGAGTATACATTGTTCAAAAACGTAAAATTTCCGAAGGTGACAAAATGGCAGGTCGCCACGGTAACAAAGGTGTTATCTCACGTATCCTACCGGAAGAGGATATGCCATTCCTACCGGATGGAACTCCGATTGATATCATGTTAAACCCATTAGGGGTACCTTCTCGTATGAATATCGGTCAGGTGTTAGAGCTTCATTTAGGTATGGCGGCTAAGCGTCTCGGTATCCATGTGGCGTCCCCTGTATTTGATGGTGCCCGTGAAGAAGATGTTTGGGCAACGATCGAAGAAGCAGGAATGGCGCGCGATGCAAAAACAGTTCTTTACGATGGACGTACAGGTGAACCGTTCGATAACCGGGTATCCGTTGGTATCATGTACATGATCAAACTCGCTCACATGGTTGATGATAAGCTTCACGCACGTTCAACTGGTCCGTACTCACTTGTTACGCAACAGCCTCTTGGTGGTAAAGCTCAGTTTGGTGGTCAGCGTTTCGGTGAGATGGAGGTTTGGGCACTTGAAGCGTATGGTGCTGCATATACACTACAAGAAATCCTTACGGTGAAATCGGACGATGTAGTTGGTCGTGTGAAAACGTATGAAGCCATTGTAAAAGGTGAAAACGTACCAGAACCTGGTGTACCTGAATCGTTCAAAGTATTAATAAAAGAACTTCAAAGCTTAGGTATGGACGTAAAAATCCTATCTAGCAATGATGAAGAAATTGAAATGCGTGACTTAGAAGATGATGACGATACTCATCAAGCAGATACGTTAAATATCGCCCCTGAAGCAAAACAAACTGAACCAGTAGGGACGAAAGAATAA
- a CDS encoding class I SAM-dependent methyltransferase, giving the protein MTNHYYSRTPDVESKPFQWEFTLRNHRFLFKADQGVFSKKEVDFGSRLLIEMFELPEVEGPILDVGCGYGPIGLSLAKSYRDRTVHMVDVNLRALQLAEENARLNHITNVKVYESDRLDGVKDGIFAAIVTNPPIRAGKKVVHDIFEQSFEHLAKGGELWVVIQKKQGAPSAMEKIEQLFGTVEIVEKKKGYYILKAKKR; this is encoded by the coding sequence TTGACAAATCATTATTACTCCCGAACACCAGATGTTGAAAGCAAGCCATTTCAATGGGAATTTACTTTGCGAAATCACCGCTTTCTTTTTAAAGCCGATCAAGGAGTCTTTTCGAAGAAAGAGGTCGACTTTGGTTCCCGTTTGCTCATTGAAATGTTCGAATTGCCAGAAGTCGAGGGTCCGATTTTAGATGTAGGTTGTGGGTACGGTCCTATCGGGTTATCACTTGCTAAATCATATCGTGATCGTACCGTCCATATGGTGGATGTCAACCTTCGAGCACTCCAGTTAGCTGAAGAAAATGCTCGTTTAAACCACATCACAAACGTAAAAGTATATGAAAGTGACCGTTTGGATGGTGTAAAAGATGGGATATTTGCAGCGATCGTCACAAACCCACCGATTCGTGCCGGTAAAAAAGTGGTACACGACATTTTTGAGCAAAGCTTTGAGCACTTAGCAAAAGGTGGCGAGTTGTGGGTAGTCATACAGAAGAAGCAAGGAGCTCCATCTGCCATGGAAAAAATTGAACAACTTTTTGGTACAGTTGAGATCGTAGAAAAGAAAAAAGGGTACTACATTCTAAAAGCGAAAAAACGTTGA
- the rplL gene encoding 50S ribosomal protein L7/L12, which produces MTKEQIIEAIKEMTVLELNDLVKAIEEEFGVTAAAPVAVMGGAAAGDAAAEKTEFDVVLADAGAQKIKVIKVVREITGLGLKEAKELVDNTPKPLKEGVSKEEAEEIKAKLEEVGANVEVK; this is translated from the coding sequence ATGACTAAAGAACAAATTATCGAAGCGATTAAAGAAATGACAGTTCTTGAATTAAACGATCTTGTTAAAGCAATCGAAGAAGAATTTGGTGTAACTGCTGCTGCTCCTGTAGCTGTTATGGGTGGCGCTGCTGCTGGTGACGCTGCTGCTGAGAAAACTGAATTCGACGTTGTACTTGCTGATGCAGGTGCTCAAAAAATCAAAGTTATCAAAGTTGTTCGTGAAATCACTGGTCTTGGACTTAAAGAAGCAAAAGAACTTGTTGACAACACTCCAAAACCACTTAAAGAAGGCGTTTCTAAAGAAGAAGCTGAAGAAATCAAAGCGAAACTTGAAGAAGTTGGAGCTAACGTTGAAGTTAAGTAA
- a CDS encoding 50S ribosomal protein L10, with protein MSSAIEQKKQIVEEIAEKFKNSVSTIIVDYRGLNVAEVTELRKQLREAGIEFKVYKNTLTRRAAEAAGLEGLNDVLTGPNAIAFSNEDVVAPAKILNNFAKEHNALEIKAGVIEGNIATLEEVKALAELPSREGLLSMLLSVLQAPMRNFALAVKAVAEQKEEQGA; from the coding sequence ATGAGCAGCGCTATCGAACAAAAGAAACAAATCGTAGAAGAAATCGCTGAAAAATTTAAAAACAGCGTTTCTACAATTATTGTTGACTACCGTGGTCTGAACGTTGCAGAAGTAACTGAACTTCGTAAGCAACTTCGTGAAGCGGGAATTGAATTCAAAGTTTACAAAAACACATTAACTCGTCGTGCTGCTGAAGCGGCTGGGTTAGAAGGTTTAAACGACGTTTTAACTGGTCCAAACGCAATCGCGTTCAGCAACGAAGATGTAGTTGCTCCAGCGAAAATTTTAAATAACTTCGCGAAAGAACACAACGCACTTGAAATTAAAGCAGGTGTAATTGAAGGTAACATCGCGACACTTGAAGAAGTTAAAGCTCTTGCTGAACTTCCATCTCGCGAAGGCTTACTTTCTATGCTTCTCAGCGTGCTTCAAGCACCAATGCGCAACTTCGCTCTTGCTGTCAAAGCGGTTGCCGAGCAAAAAGAAGAGCAAGGCGCGTAA
- the rplA gene encoding 50S ribosomal protein L1 — translation MAKKGKKYLEAVKLIDRSKAYSVEEAIELVKKTNFAKFDATVEVAFRLGVDPKKADQQIRGAVVLPNGTGKTQRVLVFAKGEKAKEAEAAGADYVGDADYINKIQQGWFEFDVIVATPDMMGEVGKLGRILGPKGLMPNPKTGTVTFDVEKAVKEIKAGKVEYRVDKAGNIHVPIGKVSFENEKLVENFTTIYETMLKVKPAAAKGTYIKNVTVTSTMGPGIKVDPSSFAVKN, via the coding sequence ATGGCTAAAAAAGGTAAAAAATATTTAGAAGCTGTAAAATTAATTGATCGTTCGAAAGCTTACTCTGTAGAAGAAGCAATTGAATTAGTGAAAAAGACAAACTTTGCGAAATTCGACGCAACTGTTGAGGTTGCCTTCCGTCTTGGTGTTGATCCAAAGAAAGCTGACCAACAAATTCGTGGTGCAGTTGTTCTTCCAAACGGAACTGGTAAAACTCAACGCGTATTAGTTTTCGCGAAAGGTGAAAAAGCGAAAGAAGCAGAAGCTGCAGGTGCAGACTACGTAGGAGATGCTGATTACATCAACAAAATCCAACAAGGTTGGTTTGAATTTGATGTAATCGTAGCAACACCTGATATGATGGGTGAAGTAGGTAAACTTGGTCGTATCTTAGGTCCTAAAGGTTTAATGCCAAACCCTAAAACAGGTACAGTTACATTTGATGTAGAAAAAGCAGTGAAAGAAATTAAAGCTGGTAAAGTAGAGTACCGTGTGGATAAAGCTGGTAACATCCATGTACCAATTGGTAAAGTTTCTTTTGAAAACGAAAAGCTTGTTGAGAACTTTACAACAATCTACGAAACAATGCTTAAAGTAAAACCAGCTGCTGCAAAAGGTACGTACATCAAAAACGTCACTGTAACTTCTACAATGGGACCTGGTATTAAAGTAGATCCATCTTCTTTTGCTGTGAAAAATTAA
- the rplK gene encoding 50S ribosomal protein L11, producing MAKKVIKVVKLQIPAGKANPAPPVGPALGQAGVNIMGFCKEFNARTADQAGLIIPVEITVFEDRSFTFITKTPPAAVLLKKAAGIESGSGEPNRNKVATIKRDKVREIAETKMPDLNAASIEAAMRMVEGTARSMGIVIED from the coding sequence GTGGCTAAAAAAGTAATTAAAGTTGTTAAACTTCAAATTCCAGCTGGTAAAGCGAACCCTGCGCCACCAGTAGGTCCAGCGTTAGGTCAAGCTGGTGTTAACATCATGGGATTCTGTAAAGAATTCAACGCTCGCACAGCAGATCAAGCTGGTCTAATTATTCCAGTTGAAATTACGGTATTTGAAGACCGTTCATTTACATTCATCACTAAAACTCCGCCAGCTGCTGTCCTTCTTAAGAAAGCAGCAGGTATCGAGTCTGGTTCTGGTGAGCCGAACCGCAATAAGGTTGCGACTATCAAGCGTGACAAAGTTCGCGAAATTGCTGAAACTAAGATGCCTGACTTAAACGCAGCTAGCATCGAAGCAGCGATGCGAATGGTTGAAGGTACTGCACGCAGCATGGGTATCGTAATCGAAGACTAA
- the nusG gene encoding transcription termination/antitermination protein NusG, protein MEKNWYVVHTYSGYENKVKANLEKRVESMGMQDKIFRVVVPEEEETDTKNGTKKVTKRKVFPGYVLVELIMTDDSWYVVRNTPGVTGFVGSSGSGSKPTPLLPEEVNVILKRMGMEDKQVDFDFDLGETVKVKEGPFANFEGVIEEIDFDKNKVKVLVNMFGRETPVELGFTQIDKI, encoded by the coding sequence ATGGAGAAGAACTGGTATGTTGTTCATACGTATTCAGGTTATGAAAATAAAGTGAAAGCGAATTTAGAAAAGCGTGTGGAATCTATGGGAATGCAGGACAAAATTTTCCGTGTAGTCGTTCCTGAAGAAGAAGAAACGGATACAAAAAACGGCACAAAAAAAGTAACAAAACGTAAAGTGTTTCCTGGTTACGTATTAGTTGAACTTATAATGACAGATGACTCATGGTACGTCGTTCGTAATACACCGGGCGTGACAGGTTTCGTTGGTTCTAGTGGTTCAGGTTCAAAACCGACACCGCTGCTTCCAGAAGAAGTAAACGTCATTTTAAAACGAATGGGTATGGAAGATAAGCAGGTGGATTTTGATTTTGATTTAGGTGAAACAGTAAAAGTAAAAGAAGGACCGTTTGCGAATTTTGAAGGTGTCATTGAAGAAATTGACTTTGATAAAAACAAAGTGAAAGTTCTCGTCAATATGTTCGGTCGTGAAACACCGGTTGAACTTGGTTTTACACAAATTGATAAAATATAA
- the secE gene encoding preprotein translocase subunit SecE: MSRIVQFLRNVSTEMKKVSWPRKKELTRYTITVITTVLFLSVFFAIVDLGISELINLIIE; the protein is encoded by the coding sequence ATGTCACGCATTGTTCAATTTTTAAGAAACGTATCAACTGAAATGAAAAAAGTAAGCTGGCCGAGAAAAAAAGAGCTTACAAGATACACGATTACTGTTATTACTACTGTTCTCTTTTTATCTGTTTTCTTTGCGATTGTCGATCTTGGTATTTCGGAATTAATCAATTTAATTATTGAATAA
- the rpmG gene encoding 50S ribosomal protein L33 — protein sequence MKKKIILACRECGSRNYSTSNNKSSHSERLTIKKYCKTCNSHTVHQETK from the coding sequence ATGAAAAAAAAGATAATCCTTGCTTGTAGGGAATGTGGTTCCCGTAATTATTCAACTTCTAATAATAAATCGTCCCATTCAGAGCGATTAACGATAAAGAAATATTGCAAAACTTGCAATTCACACACCGTTCATCAGGAAACAAAGTAA
- the sigH gene encoding RNA polymerase sporulation sigma factor SigH, with protein sequence MYVSIKHGGEMARFDVMEDEAIVERVHNGDSEALDYLIHKYRNFVRAKARSYFLIGADKEDIIQEGMIGLYKAIRDYKGDKLTSFKAFAELCITRQIITAIKTATRQKHIPLNSYVSLDKPIYDEESDRTLMDVISGAKVMDPEELIINREEFDNIEEKMTELLSDLERKVLALYLDGQSYQEISEELNRHVKSIDNALQRVKRKLERYLEVREIYN encoded by the coding sequence ATGTATGTGAGTATAAAACACGGGGGCGAGATGGCGAGGTTTGACGTGATGGAGGATGAGGCTATCGTTGAGCGTGTTCATAACGGAGATAGTGAAGCGTTAGATTATTTAATTCATAAGTACCGCAATTTTGTTCGTGCTAAGGCAAGATCGTATTTTTTAATTGGAGCGGACAAGGAAGATATTATTCAAGAAGGTATGATTGGTTTATATAAGGCGATTCGAGATTACAAAGGGGACAAGTTAACATCGTTTAAAGCTTTTGCCGAACTTTGTATTACTCGCCAAATCATTACCGCTATTAAGACGGCAACGCGGCAAAAACATATTCCGTTAAATTCCTATGTGTCGTTGGACAAGCCTATCTATGATGAAGAATCCGATCGCACGTTAATGGATGTTATCTCTGGAGCGAAGGTTATGGATCCCGAGGAATTAATCATTAATCGGGAAGAATTTGATAATATTGAAGAAAAGATGACTGAGCTGTTAAGTGATTTAGAACGAAAAGTATTAGCCCTTTATTTAGATGGACAGTCGTATCAAGAAATTTCGGAAGAACTTAATCGTCATGTCAAATCAATCGATAATGCACTGCAGCGTGTGAAACGAAAATTAGAACGATATTTAGAAGTTCGAGAAATTTATAACTAG
- a CDS encoding NYN domain-containing protein translates to MDILLVDGYNIIGAWPELRELKNHDLAAARDRLVEQMAEYQAYTGFKVIIVFDAHYVQGIERKYKNSKVDIIFTRENETADERIERLAIELSNIKTQVYVATSDYTEQWAIFGQGALRKSARELYTEMKIIEQRITRKVKKFSEQRPISKIPLKKEVAEIFEKWRRGES, encoded by the coding sequence ATGGATATATTGCTCGTCGATGGGTATAACATCATCGGTGCATGGCCTGAATTAAGAGAATTAAAAAATCATGATTTAGCGGCTGCAAGGGATCGGTTAGTCGAGCAAATGGCTGAGTATCAAGCATATACCGGTTTTAAAGTGATTATTGTATTTGATGCTCATTACGTCCAAGGAATTGAGCGGAAATATAAAAATAGCAAAGTAGACATTATTTTTACTAGAGAAAACGAAACAGCAGATGAACGCATAGAAAGATTAGCCATTGAATTAAGTAATATTAAAACTCAAGTTTACGTAGCAACGTCAGATTATACGGAACAATGGGCGATATTTGGACAAGGGGCACTGCGAAAGTCTGCTAGAGAGTTATATACTGAAATGAAAATAATTGAACAACGGATAACACGGAAAGTAAAGAAATTTAGTGAGCAACGACCGATATCCAAAATTCCACTCAAAAAAGAAGTGGCAGAAATTTTTGAAAAATGGCGTCGCGGAGAGTCGTGA
- the rlmB gene encoding 23S rRNA (guanosine(2251)-2'-O)-methyltransferase RlmB: protein MSNDLIAGKNPVIEALKSNREINKIWIAEGSQRGQMQQVLKLAKQANVLVQFVPKQKIDQMFSGNHQGVVAQVAAYQYAELDDLFQRAEEKGEAPFFILLDELEDPHNLGSILRTADAVGAHGIIIPKRRSVGLTTTVAKASTGAIEYVPVTRVTNMARTIDELKELGVWIVGTDAKGTKDYRQLDGTLPLALVIGSEGKGIGRLVKEKCDFLVHLPMSGHVTSLNASVAASLLMYEVYRKRHPIGE, encoded by the coding sequence ATGAGCAATGATTTGATTGCCGGAAAAAATCCGGTCATCGAAGCACTAAAATCGAATCGAGAGATCAACAAAATTTGGATTGCTGAAGGTTCCCAACGTGGTCAAATGCAACAAGTGTTAAAATTAGCGAAACAAGCGAACGTCCTAGTTCAATTTGTGCCGAAACAAAAAATTGATCAAATGTTTTCTGGAAACCATCAAGGAGTCGTTGCCCAAGTAGCTGCTTATCAATATGCCGAGTTAGATGATTTGTTTCAACGGGCTGAAGAAAAAGGAGAGGCACCGTTTTTTATTCTTCTAGATGAGTTAGAAGATCCTCATAACCTAGGATCCATTTTACGAACAGCGGATGCTGTTGGAGCCCATGGAATTATTATCCCTAAACGTCGATCGGTTGGCTTAACGACGACAGTAGCTAAAGCCTCCACCGGAGCGATTGAATATGTACCTGTTACGCGAGTGACAAATATGGCACGTACGATTGATGAATTGAAAGAACTAGGCGTATGGATTGTAGGAACAGATGCTAAAGGAACTAAAGATTATCGACAATTGGATGGAACGCTTCCTCTCGCATTAGTAATCGGCAGCGAAGGAAAAGGAATCGGACGTTTAGTAAAGGAAAAATGCGACTTCTTAGTCCATTTACCTATGAGCGGCCATGTAACTTCGTTAAATGCATCGGTGGCAGCGAGTCTACTTATGTATGAGGTTTATCGAAAACGGCATCCGATAGGGGAGTAA
- a CDS encoding Mini-ribonuclease 3: MLQNMTLDYKQLNSLALAYMGDAVYETYVRHHLLHQGKTKPNHLHKEATRYVSAKAQAAILFYLLEQEILTEEERAIVKRGRNAKSGTVPKNTDVQTYRYSTAFEALIGYLYAKHDRARLEELVAAAFEYVKMKEGGGRV, encoded by the coding sequence ATGTTACAGAATATGACCTTAGACTACAAGCAATTAAACAGTTTAGCCCTTGCTTATATGGGTGATGCTGTATACGAAACGTATGTTCGGCATCACCTTCTCCATCAAGGAAAGACCAAACCGAACCATTTGCATAAAGAAGCAACGAGATACGTATCCGCTAAAGCGCAAGCTGCAATTTTGTTTTATTTATTGGAACAAGAAATTCTTACGGAAGAAGAAAGAGCAATTGTGAAAAGAGGGCGTAACGCAAAAAGTGGGACCGTTCCAAAAAATACGGATGTCCAAACTTACCGGTATAGTACGGCCTTTGAAGCGCTAATCGGCTATTTGTACGCTAAACATGATCGTGCTCGTCTAGAAGAACTAGTAGCTGCTGCTTTTGAATATGTCAAAATGAAAGAAGGAGGAGGAAGGGTATGA